TCATTATGGTGTCACGCTGATGATCACCAAAGAGAGCGGCAAGGTAGGCGCTTTTGATGAAAAGGTGGAAGCGGCACTGGAAATGGGCATCGAAACCATCGTCATCGGTCGTCCAAAGATCGATTATGGAACGAAGTTTTCGGATTACGCCAGCGTGCTGGGCGAACTCAAACAAGTGACTGGAGGAAACTAACCATGGATTTCAAAACGGAATTTAAACCGATGACCGTACAACCGCAAGAGATTGAGGACTTGAGCTTTCAAATCATTACAGATGAGTTGGGCGAGCATTCTTTTACAGAAGAACAATATCCGGTAGTACAACGTGTCATCCACGCATCCGCAGACTTTGACCTCGGACGCAGCCTTGTTTTCCACCCGGACGCAGTAAAGTCGGGAATCGAAGCGATCCGCAGCGGCAAAATCGTCGTAGCAGATGTACAGATGGTGCAAGTCGGCATCAGCAAAAACCGCATTGAAAAATTCGGCGGACAAGTGAAGGTGTACATCTCCGACCGCGATGTAATGGAAGAGGCGAAGCGTCTGAACACGACCCGTGCGATCATTTCCATGCGCAAAGCGATCAAGGAAGCGGATGGCGGAATCTTTTGCATCGGAAACGCACCGACTGCACTCCTGGAGCTGATCCGCATGGTGAAGGAAGGCGAAGCAAAGCCAGGTCTGGTCATCGGGATGCCAGTTGGCTTCGTATCTGCGGCAGAATCCAAGGAAGAGCTGGCGAAGCTCGATATCCCGTTCATTACGAACATGGGACGCAAAGGTGGAAGTCCAGTAACGGTAGCAGCATTGAATGCCATTTCGATCATGGCGGAACGGTTGGGCTAAGCAGATGGCAGCCAAAGCAGCAACGGACGAAAAAGAGGCAAAACCCCTCCGCCACGGATATACGACTGGATCATGTGCAACGGCGACGACCAAGGCTGCTTTGATCGCGCTGATTACTCAGGAAGAGCAGAGCCAAGCGACGATTCGCCTGCCAATCGGCGAGGATGTCACCTTTCAGTTGGAGAGCTGTGAGTTTTCCTTGGAGAGGGCGACAGCAAGCACGATCAAGGACGGGGGAGACGATCCGGACGCGACACACGGTGCCCTTATCCTCTCTACTGTGGAATGGTCGGATCAGCCTGGCATTATTTTGGATGGCGGACTCGGCGTGGGACGGGTGACCAAACCAGGGTTGCCCGTTCCGATTGGCGAGGCAGCGATCAATCCCGTCCCGCGCAAAATGATCAGGGAAACCGCGCAGGCAGTGCTGGATGAGTACGGGACCCAGCGCGGGATCAAAATCGTCATCTCTGTGCCTGCAGGCGAGGAAATCGCCAAAAAAACATTGAATGGACGACTCGGCATACTCGGCGGCATCTCCATTTTGGGGACGCGTGGAATCGTGGTGCCGTTTTCCACTTCTGCCTACAAGGCGAGTGTGGCGCAAGCGGTCAACGTCGCCAAGGAAGCCGGCTGCGATCATATTGTGCTGTCGACGGGCGGAAAGAGTGAATCCTACGGGGTCGCTACTTATCCAGAGCTGTCGGAAGAAGCATTCGTAGAAATGGGCGATTTCGTCGGCTTTTCTCTCAAGCAGTGCAAAAACAAGGGTATGCGCAAAGTGACCTTGGTCGGGATGATGGGCAAGTTTTCCAAGGTAGCGCAAGGCGTCATGATGGTTCATTCCAAAAGCGCACCCGTCGATTTCGGCTTCCTCGCCCAAATGGCGGCAGATGCAGGAGCTTCTCAGGAGCGTATTGACGAAATTTTGGGAGCCAACACCGCTTCGCAGGTAGGCGATATGATGGTGGACACGCCCGCCTTTTTCGAGATCATGTGCGAAAACTGCTGTCGCGCTGCATTAAAAGAAGTGGGCGGCGGCATCGAGGTCGAAACCATCATCATCACAATGAAAGGGTCCCTGTTGGGAAGGGTGACGATCAATGACACAGGCGATGAAAGTAATTGGAATCGGGGATGATGGACAGCAGAGCCTGCTGCCGTTGTACCGGACTTGGATAGAAGAAAGTGAACTGTTGGTTGGAGGAGAGCGACACCTCAGTTTTTTCCCGGAGTATACAGGGGAAAAGCGTGTACTAAAGGGCGGACTGACCGCGATGGTAGAAGAGCTACGCACCGAGACGCGCAAGACGGTCATTCTGGCGTCAGGCGACCCGCTCTTTTACGGGATTGGCGGCTTGCTTTCCAAAAAGCTGAACGTGGAGATCTACCCGCACCTCAGCTCCATCCAGCTCGCTTTTGCCAAAATGGGCGAAGCATGGCAGGATGCGACATTGGCTAGTGTGCACGGACGTAGTATCAAAGGTCTGGCACAGCGGATAGACGGGAAGGATAAGGTCGCACTGTTGACGGATCGGGAGAACTCGCCAGCAGCGATCGCCAAGTACCTCCTTTCGTTTCAGATGACCGAGTACGATGCGTTCGTGGCGGAGAATCTGGGCAGTGCGGAAGAGCGGACAGGCTGGTATTCCCTTGAGGAAATGGCAGATGGTATCTTTTCTGATCTGAATGTCGTGATTTTGAAAAAACGCCGTCCAAGCCCGGTATGGCCGTTTGGAATTGCAGACGAGGAGTTTTCCCAGCGCAAGCCGGACAAGGGACTCATTACGAAAAAAGAAGTGCGCATTTTAAGCATCGCGCAGCTGCAATTGCATGCGAAAAGTATCGTCTGGGACATCGGCACCTGCACAGGCTCTGTCGCCATTGAAGCGGCACGGATTGCGCGTGAGGGTGCAGTGTACGGCGTAGAGAAGAACGTGGATGATCTGGAAAACTGCCGCCAGAACATGGCGAAGTTTCGCACGGATTTGACAGTGATTAACGCTCGTGCCCCACATGGCTTGGATGAGTTCCCGGACCCGGATGCCGTATTTATTGGCGGCAGTGGCGGAGAATTGCGAGAGCTGTTGAATATCTGCTGCACACGACTGCGTCCGAAAGGCCGGATTGTGGTGAACGCGGCGACTATTGAGACATTGTACGAAGCGACACAAGCATTCGCGCAGGAAGGATTCGAGACATCGGTGACACTGGCACAGCTATCGCGCAGCAAGCCGATTTTGTCCCTGACGCGCTTTGAAGCATTGAATCCGATCTACATCATTACGGCCTGGGCCAAGCAGGCAGAAGAACTAGGAGGAGACAGCAAGTGACCAAGATCGGAACATTGTACGGACTGGGAGTAGGTCCCGGCGACCCTGAATTGATTACCGTCAAGGCATTTCGTCTATTACAGCAATCACCAGTGGTTGCGTACCCGAAAAAACGGATGGGCAGCAAAAGCTACGCGCATCAAATCGCAGAGCTGTATGTGCAGTCTCCAGACAAGGAAATGCTCGGACTCGTATTCCCGATGAC
This genomic stretch from Brevibacillus brevis harbors:
- a CDS encoding precorrin-8X methylmutase, giving the protein MDFKTEFKPMTVQPQEIEDLSFQIITDELGEHSFTEEQYPVVQRVIHASADFDLGRSLVFHPDAVKSGIEAIRSGKIVVADVQMVQVGISKNRIEKFGGQVKVYISDRDVMEEAKRLNTTRAIISMRKAIKEADGGIFCIGNAPTALLELIRMVKEGEAKPGLVIGMPVGFVSAAESKEELAKLDIPFITNMGRKGGSPVTVAALNAISIMAERLG
- a CDS encoding cobalt-precorrin-5B (C(1))-methyltransferase — protein: MAAKAATDEKEAKPLRHGYTTGSCATATTKAALIALITQEEQSQATIRLPIGEDVTFQLESCEFSLERATASTIKDGGDDPDATHGALILSTVEWSDQPGIILDGGLGVGRVTKPGLPVPIGEAAINPVPRKMIRETAQAVLDEYGTQRGIKIVISVPAGEEIAKKTLNGRLGILGGISILGTRGIVVPFSTSAYKASVAQAVNVAKEAGCDHIVLSTGGKSESYGVATYPELSEEAFVEMGDFVGFSLKQCKNKGMRKVTLVGMMGKFSKVAQGVMMVHSKSAPVDFGFLAQMAADAGASQERIDEILGANTASQVGDMMVDTPAFFEIMCENCCRAALKEVGGGIEVETIIITMKGSLLGRVTINDTGDESNWNRG
- the cbiE gene encoding precorrin-6y C5,15-methyltransferase (decarboxylating) subunit CbiE, which codes for MTQAMKVIGIGDDGQQSLLPLYRTWIEESELLVGGERHLSFFPEYTGEKRVLKGGLTAMVEELRTETRKTVILASGDPLFYGIGGLLSKKLNVEIYPHLSSIQLAFAKMGEAWQDATLASVHGRSIKGLAQRIDGKDKVALLTDRENSPAAIAKYLLSFQMTEYDAFVAENLGSAEERTGWYSLEEMADGIFSDLNVVILKKRRPSPVWPFGIADEEFSQRKPDKGLITKKEVRILSIAQLQLHAKSIVWDIGTCTGSVAIEAARIAREGAVYGVEKNVDDLENCRQNMAKFRTDLTVINARAPHGLDEFPDPDAVFIGGSGGELRELLNICCTRLRPKGRIVVNAATIETLYEATQAFAQEGFETSVTLAQLSRSKPILSLTRFEALNPIYIITAWAKQAEELGGDSK